Below is a genomic region from Astatotilapia calliptera chromosome 2, fAstCal1.2, whole genome shotgun sequence.
TTGCCTTCTGCCTATTTAGTAAAAATACACATAGGTGTGTGTTAGAAGTTATCACTTCCTTTATTCTGACCACTTAAAGAATGgcagagttatttttttctcacagTTTGCCCCACTAAGCGTTTCAACCCTCCTCGTCATTTAGAAGAATGCAGATTTTTGGTACTTCTGCATTTacttttcacacacagacattataCAGTCCATGTGCCAAAATCTAATACATTACTTTAGAAAGAATTACCGTGTGAGAAATTGTTCCCTTTATttcaaagattaaaaatgatttcaaaTTAGATATctcatttacagtttttgcccgttgcttgaacactataaacccatgctcagactaaagtaacacaacgtgaagcttttgttaccatacctcaaacacatgtacccataccttaaacaaaagcgctgctttgcaccccagtaccaattatgcaacactcctactcctttatgcaacacacatggtcctgcatgctacactctatttcatacataagacacttcgctcacaaaatgaaatttcagggtgccattcggaaaacacatgtatccaaaatacaaaacacatcggataattgcaaccactcaaatatACACCTGAAGGCACGTACTTGCAAAACCgaacaccaattagccaactacaaaaagccctcagcgtagccatttcaagaactttgcaagcatggatggagggagagcaagaggaagaggaagaggaagaggaagaggtagaggaagaggtagaggaggaggaggccgaagaggccatgcacggacccatatttctgatgaaataagagcaactttggtggaccatgtcatcaaccatggcctgactatgagggaagctgggcagagagtccacccacatctaagccgcttcacagtggcatctgtaaTACGAACATTCCGACTAGAAAACAGGTATGTCTTCACCTCCATACCTTCTGCTCTACTCAGATGGTTCCATAGCACTGTTCTACAGTATATCACATTACCATATCAAGTGTACGGGGTGCTAATGctccttttgcagccaaagtggCTGATTCCTCATATTGaagtacagtgttgtacagtggatgacacagtacatacagtaaagtactgtatgaaaaataagcaaaccgaTGACAATATGTGGTTGTATTCCTCCAGAATGACCCGAAGACCTTCTGGGGGTGGACGGCAACGCCTGTTCACACAACAGCAGGAACTTGCCGTTGTGGACCTAGTGAGGGCAGACAATGCCATCCGTCTCCACCAGCTACGACGGACAATACTTGCAGACAGGCAAGTGTTCAGCAACATAGACCATgtgagcatcaccaccatcagacgcatcttgggtaaacacagcatcaccatgaagcagctctacagagtcccattcgagaggaacagtgacagggtcaAAGGACTTCGAGCTGAATATGTACGGGTACGTGTAACTGTCCCTTACATTTACAATAGAGTATTGGTGAAGTCCAGTAGCAGCTGAATATGTACCatatcagtaccacatggatctattctgagagctacacaggtacctgtgtgatggggtgagggtgctgtatgtgtagcactgtagtacagtgacatgttcccctttttttcagAGGATCATGGCCATAgatggagctgcacagcctcatgaatacattttcattgatgaaGCTGGATTCGACCTGAGCAAAACAAGACGACGGGGTCGTAATGTGATTGGCCACAGGGCAATTGTGCACGTCCCAGGGCAGCGCGGGGGAAACATCACATTATGTGCCGCCATATGCCTTCGAGGACTTCTGCACCATCATGCAATGCTAGGTCCATACAATAGCCAAcacatactcacatttctagatgCTCTCCATAACATAGTTGTACAGAACGGACCAGATCAGCCCAGGTTTGTGGTGATATGGGATAATGTCAGTTTCCATCGGGCTGCTCTGGTCCAGGCCTGGTTCACCGACCACAATCAATTTGAGGTGGTATACTTGGAACAGGCCTGCGGCGACATTGAGGTGACAGCGATCCATGGATGGTTTCGGCATGCAAGAGGGTATTTTCCCCGGTGCCTAGCGGGAGAGGACATAGCTTgcgatgttgatgaggtcctgtggccagaccccaacagacggcgggatccatgagcccacTTATGCACACTTGtcatggttttttgtgtttacagtatagtgttttttctattgcagtattattgtgttgtggtttttttttttttgcttcatctGAATTCATGGTACTGCGATGTACACTATTGAGTAGGTCTATTtgcgtttttggttgtttggaaatgtgtctcctgtaaatgtgccttctgaatacacaatggaaatcaaggactgcagtgttttatgtaaagaagactagtgtgttccccctgatctgtaagtgtttgcatatgatgcaagtatgtgtcattttgtcaacagagttacattttgacagaggaatgttaggttttgacagcagagtttaggttttgggaGTGGAGTTTCATTTTGGCACAGATGTGTatggtatatttcccagtgttgtgtcgtgtttacttgtgtttagagttttggcaCAATGAGCGACGTTTTGCCAAAtgtgttcaagcaacgggcaaaaactgtaatacttacagaaaaaaaagaggatttctCGAGCACTGTGAGCTACTTTGCATTTGTTCACTTGTGAGGTTGAAGAAAAGTGTCGAAGCTTCAGGGGACAATAAGAGGAAATGTATCCGAAACCACACATTCTCATCTCACACTTTCAAAAGGTGTATAGGCCACATATGTAAGTTTGTAAGTCTGAGTTCAGTCCTGTCTCTGTGTCAAGTTTATATGTGGGAGTCtgtgggctcaaattgtggtcataaatattttgtacttgtaaatcataACTAGTTGTGAGTTGAGAGTTTTGTAACCTTGCAcaccaaaatatctgaaaatcatctgtttgtgtatttgtagatgaaaaatagtgtgtgtgtgtgtgtgtgtgtgtgtgtgtgtgtgtgtgtgtgtgtgtgtgtgtgtaaaaaatgatttgtgtttgtaaaacatatttacaaattatttttgttaagaTCTGCTTACagatacaaagcaaaaaactaCCTATAAAACTCTGGACTCAAGTTCCCTGCTTATGGGTGAGTTTCAACTTGCAAGTATGAATTTTGACCcggtttttcttcctttcagctgattggtcagtgtcatgtcaatcacaaatttaacaacCCAATCAGACAACAggtgggtttggctgtcggtgGGGTTCTTTACTGAGCTTCAGGTCCTGGTAGGGTAACACAGTTTGAAGTTGGAGGATCTCTACATGAGATATGACATGAGTAAGgtttgaaaggataaagttgtccTATACAAATGGtcagaaataccattattaatTTAGTATtactttaacacaaagtcagggcagACCtaggaccattgctgtgagtcacactgCGCAGCATAAAGGCCCTTTCACATCAGACGTGGCATGTGCTGTGCTCACCGCTAACTAAGAGTGAAGGATCCAAAATTTGTTGTGCTGCCTGCTGAGCTCTGCttgtatgttgttgttttgcagcCGCTCTACGTGAACTAGATGCGCCTGCTCCTTGtcgttttaaaaacatgtatctCTCTGACTTTATATCCTCTACAAGTGTTTGTGTGGTATTATgttcaaatgtttaataaaaacatgtatcgcACAGAATGTTTTCCTTTGTGGATCAGACTTAGCTTGCTTGCTTATGTAATATTGTAGTCAAATGgtgtcttggtttttttttctgaaaacaaggCTAACACCATCATAAAtactgaactgaaaacaaaactgaatggaAAAAATGCTAAAGTTATATACAGACAGTGTTTAACTTTTGAAGAACCAATgagtacatgtttttaaaagaagcaaACCGTCAGTTAGTTAAAATCCTGAATACTCTaatacagcggtccccaacccccgggcctcggaccggtaccggtccgtgagtcgtttggtaccgggccgcgagagttgaggctcaggtgtgaaatgtatggttttcagggtttttatcggttttcagcgttattttgttatcgtttttatcatttactcagttttcctgggtcttttcacgcgtgttatgaataaattttctttttttcggtaccggtactagttttattttgttgtatttatccgcgacaccttaaaggccggtccgtgaaaatattgtcgggcataaaccggtgcgtggcgcaaaaaaggttggggaccgctgctctaataCGTACATAAATCCCGGGACAAGGCATGAAACACTgtgacattatttatttaacagaggCATACCCCTACTGCTTCCACAGGGATTAAAGAGCAAGTAGCAGCCGGGTAATGCTAATCAAATACACTTAGTTGATCATAAGCCacctctgtaaaaacaaaagttttgaaAGTTTGGAGGTATTTTTTAGTGTGTGAACACAATGCCAAGGAAGACAGACAATCCCATCATTCTATAATgaaaaagattattcacaatgTCCTGTGGATAGATGAAACCAAAGTCCAGATGTATCGTCATAATGCACAGTGTCACATTTGATGCATAACAAACACAATATATTAGAATGAGGTGAGGTTAACCTGAGCATTTTCGTTCAATTTTTGCTACATAAATCATGAAATTGTGTAATATACCATGagttgttgttcatctgagactttatttaatacattttagaaAATGGTAAGAAGAGAGTATTTATTATCTCATGATATACAAAAAGCTTGAAACTGAAAGACATTGAACTGATTCACATTACTGCAAGTTTGTCTTTGCTTTGTCAGACAAACATCTTTTATTTAGCTGAAAactgtcttatcttatctttctaTAGACCTATTTTAGTTCATTTATTTAGTTTCAGCTGAAAACTTTCTAAATGTATATAATGAAAAGAGCTTTTCATGTTTAATGTGTTTGAATTAAACAACACTAAAGAAATACTAGCACCAATGACTAGCGGTGCTACTCATTGGTGttgtttcatgtgtttatgtAGGAAATATAGTTGATATTTCCACTGTGGTAATATAGTGAATGAGAAAGCAAAGCAAGGCCAATCAGACTGATCTAAAATTGTTCCCTCCCACATTGCACGTCTATTTTAAAGCTGGTCATATCATCATATGCTccaatgtaaatgtgttttaataagAAAATGATGGTCCTATTTTATTTACTGCTGTCAGCCAGAATGGGGGGTAAGTATGTATCAAAGACGTGTTGCAGTTATAATTAAAGTACCATGCATATGTTCTCACAGTAATTTAGCACGTGGCAGACAACAGTTTATCTTTCTTGTTTGTAATAGTATTTGTTTACAAGTATcataactttttttgtttgtttgttttttcaggttgCTCAAATGATCACAATTTTGTGACAAAGACTGTTGATGTTGGACAAAATGTGACACTTTCGTGTATTCGCCAGTCAACACTTTTGCACCAGGAAACATTATTTTGGATCAGACTTGTTTCTGGAAACCAGTTTGAATTCTTGGGAGGAACATTCACCTTTGATTATGACGATGTTAACAATACGTCTCATATTACAGTAAAACAAGAACCTGGAACCTTTATTATGCAAATCAGTAAAACTAAACTAAGTGATACTGGTTTTTACTACTGCATAAAAGTCAGACAGCTTGCTATGACCTTTTTGGAGGGAACATTTCTGACCatcaaaggtaaaaaaaaaaaaagtctatgtGCTTATGAgtctaattttaaaatgttcaattcAATGGCATCTCAAtaaagttcatttatttatttatgttaatcTTTTTCAAAAGGTCCAGAACCTGATGTCATACAAATACGATCTTCTGATCGTATTCATTCAGGAGCCCAAGAGACTCTGCAGTGTTCAGTCCTCTCTAAGTATGAGAAGAAAACGTGTCCAGAAAATCCCAGTGTGTACTGGTTCAGAGCTGGATCAGACAAATCCCATTCCATTTATGTTCATGGAAACAGTGGTGATGAATGTGGGAGTCCTGAAGCTCCCTCACAACGTAAATGTGTCTACAGCTTCTCAAGGAACGTCAGCTCCTCTGATCCTGGGCCTTACTACTGTGCTGTGGCCATATGTGGACAGATCATTTTTGGAAATGAATCAAAACTGGACATTAAAGGTAAATTTTACACTTCTGCACAACATACCCATGTgatcaataaaatatatttgttttaattgatAATGTTGCCAAAATAATggttgttttaattttacagcACCCAACATGTGGGATTTGCAGACAGCCAACACAACTCTCTTTCTGTTATGTGCTGCTTTGGTTACAAGTCTGATAGTTATAGGTTTCCTCATTTATACTCTCAAGGAGAAAGCTTGTGATTGTTGGAATGGTAACAGATGTTTTTCCTTACATCACTCGAtcattattgttttaattttacaggTTTACATTATAATCTAAATTAGCCTATCATATCATTATCTCTCTTTGTTCGACTAATAGAAGGTGGAAGATCCAGTAGTGGTCAACAGAGAAGTTGGCAGGTAAAGTGTATATCTAAGACTTGAAAAGGTTTCATACTTTTCTCGTGGCATTTGTAATTACCATCTAAAGTCTaagattttctctctctctctctccctatatatatatatatatatatgtctcatATTTTCCTCAGAGAGCTAAGGATTTGGTGACCTATTCTGTGGCAGTCTTCACCATGTGGAAAGCTGAGCAAAGGCATGACAGAACGGCAGCAGACTGACTCATATTGACCAGATATTTTACACATTGTACATTTACcaactataactttaattttCTCATAAATTGTGGGAAAGCTAGCATTTAGCTATCACCTCTGCTTCTATTTTACTAGTGTAATATTGTATatttacggagccccgcaggggacatgggagaaaaaaaaattaagacggacttttgcgagatctcgcaaaacaaactcgggatctcgcaaaagttttgcccgcattcttcggaggccgccagctcgaagccgaccgggaggtcgaggcacgatgtgccgggaaagcggtgttcctcccggttgtagtaggtctcgacctcccgttagcttcgagatgGTGGGTGTCggatctccgaaaacgtcagagcacttttgaaaatatgtgatgtcttgtaaactgagcagatatctgacgtttacacaactacattcacgcctcaaaatatcttaaaagtttattttgtgacccagaaagagtaatattacaactaagtagctgccgccattgttggaattcagagtttgttttgcgagatctcgcaaaagtccgtcttaagttttttttctcccatgtcccctgcaggGCTCCATATATATTAGACactatgtaatattttaaaatcatgCCATACTCTGCGTGTTATTATAATTTTAAGGGGTAATTCATTCTTGCATTGGTTTTGAAGttcattctttctgttttgAGGAGCTTTTGAAAGAGTATGTATGTTTAAGCTTTATTTGCCTTTGTCTGATATGTATGTTTAACAGTATTGATCTTCAGTGTAAAACATTTTCACTAAATGATAACAATCCCCATTGGTGTCTTTTTTCCTTAAAATTAGAATACATCACAAAAACAATGATCTAATAAAGTTGACTATATTACAGATTTGCTTTCAGATAAAAAAACAAGgccttcttctttcatttttacatgcaacattctttaagcactctgagtgctcaggtagagtagaaaagcgcagTAGAAGAAGCAGTCCATTTAAAAACCAGTCCATATTTCTCtgattgtatttttttcatttgtttctatcATGTTTAAGCTAACTGCAgatttttaatgtttgcttaCAGCAAAAAACAATACATTACTTTGAGATGCTTAAATAGAAATACTAGGTTATGACTTACTTGAACCCTACAAAGATAAATAGTCTGTTACAAAAACAGTTGAATTATGACCAAAATTAACtttcaaataattaaatgtatCCTAACCATCAAGGTTTGTTGGGAAAATGAGACACTTGGGTGAATAACACATATGCTATATAGAAGTGGGTTATAAGTGAAATGAAAGGGATTTTGCCACACTATTTGAGAGACCAGTATTTTTGAATATTGCTCTGTCTATCACTTTAATCCACTTTGTAATATATCATCCAGTGTTGGAGTAGGCAGGGCTAATAGTAGCCACTGCGCAAAAAGATTCCTGTTGCAGACATGAGAACTTTGCCTTCGAATTTGCGGCTAATTTATACAAGGGtttatttacataaaattaAACTAACAACTTTTCCAAAGGTTAAACAGTGACAGAGTCAGAAAGAAAAGTCAGAAAATATCTGTCTCTCAGGTGAAAACCGTGAGATCACTTAACTTTTTAGGCAGACTTTTCTTAGTTCTTACACTTCATTATCTTTGAAAATAGCATTTGGGAACTGTACACATGGCAGCAGAAAATTGCACAAAGGGGATAGATGGTGATTTCAAACAGTGTTACAAGGACAAAGCATCAGTATGTGTGACACTGTGCAGCATGAGTCTTTATGTGTGATGGAAAAATGCACTCCTGGACACACCTATTGTGGCACGACCAACCACAGAGGTGGTTTGAGACATTGGTAGGTGTTGATATGAGGCCGAAAGTCACAGTTCTGAAACTGTAAAGGGGTGAGTTTAAACATGGTCTTTTATTCAGTGTaattcaaggtgctttacattgtaagttAAAGGCTCCActacattaaaagaaaacattcaatGCCCTAGGAGCAACCggctggcgacagtgggaatgacaaattctcttttaacaggaagagacctctgtCAGAACCAATCTCAGGTCGAAGCCATTATCCAGTCTGACTTGTATAAACCTTTGAGTAaaattttaagcctaatcttagaATTATAGAGAATGTCTGTGTCCTGAATCCAAAATGGTCGTAATGGAGTGTGTATAGGTGAGACAAACCAAATCCTAAGGATGCAGAAACGTAGGctcaaataataaaaagcctGTCAGTTGTTTTCTGCCTGATGAAAAGTCCCTGAATAAGAAAGCAATTCATATGAAATCTAAATAAGGCATGGGGTCAAATCCTTTTATAGCATTTAACTGCTCAGACAATCATAAAaataatgctaatgctaatgctaatgctaatgctaattgccagttgcttttttaaaatagatAAAACAGTGATAACAGCTATCTGAtgttaaagagagaaaagagaatcCCCTTTGTATTTACACCCTTGTTTGAAAGCCCAACCAGTCCTTTTGTTTCCGTGAGTAAAAACCAAGCAAACAATAAGCAATAAAACCTGTACAGCTGCTACCTATTTCCACATCACAACATTATGATACCTTTTAATTCTGAGCAAGCATAATGTGGTTTAGAGGTTACTCAGGGGATGATGACAACtatggggcgccgtttgtaaactgaaacatgccgaaattaacagcaacatttttccacatttagctctaaatcttacaaaaacatgttttttcgagtcattttttacaacatttagtaaaatatttgtaacttttcatatttaaaacaggattttaaatgttaaatctaaatgctaaatgttaaatctaaatgttaaatgttaaatctaaatgctaaatgttaaatgtaaatattatatttaaatgtaaatgttaaatgttaaatgtaaatattatatttaaatgtaaatgttaaatgttaaatgtaaatattatatataaatgtaaatgttaaatgttgaatctaaatgttatatataaatctaaatgttaaatgttaaatctaaatattatatataaatccaaatgttaaatgttaaatctaaatgttatatataaatctaaatgttaaatgttaaatctaaatgttatatataaatctaaatgttaaatgttaaatctaaatgttacgggaaactaaatatttagcta
It encodes:
- the LOC113009255 gene encoding uncharacterized protein LOC113009255, translated to MMVLFYLLLSARMGGCSNDHNFVTKTVDVGQNVTLSCIRQSTLLHQETLFWIRLVSGNQFEFLGGTFTFDYDDVNNTSHITVKQEPGTFIMQISKTKLSDTGFYYCIKVRQLAMTFLEGTFLTIKGPEPDVIQIRSSDRIHSGAQETLQCSVLSKYEKKTCPENPSVYWFRAGSDKSHSIYVHGNSGDECGSPEAPSQRKCVYSFSRNVSSSDPGPYYCAVAICGQIIFGNESKLDIKAPNMWDLQTANTTLFLLCAALVTSLIVIGFLIYTLKEKACDCWNGLHIY
- the LOC113009248 gene encoding uncharacterized protein LOC113009248; this encodes MTRRPSGGGRQRLFTQQQELAVVDLVRADNAIRLHQLRRTILADRQVFSNIDHVSITTIRRILGKHSITMKQLYRVPFERNSDRVKGLRAEYVRRIMAIDGAAQPHEYIFIDEAGFDLSKTRRRGRNVIGHRAIVHVPGQRGGNITLCAAICLRGLLHHHAMLGPYNSQHILTFLDALHNIVVQNGPDQPRFVVIWDNVSFHRAALVQAWFTDHNQFEVVYLEQACGDIEPLYVN